The window GAGACCATCTCGAAGCGACCGCCGAGACGTTCGACTGCGTCGGCGACGTTCGCGGACGCGGCCTGATGCTCGGCGCCGAAATCGTCGATACGTCGGCGGAACCGGACGACCTTGGCAGCTATCCGACGGACTCCGACCTCGCGTCCGAGATTCGTTCCGAGTGCTTCGAACGCGGACTCATCGTGGAACTGGGCGGACGCGACAGCAGTACCGTCCGATTCCTGCCGCCCCTCGTCGTTACGGGAGACGACGTGGACGCCATCGCCGAACGGTTCTACGATGCGGTCGAAACCACGGTTCGTCGGGAGGTGTCAGCCGCATGAACGAACTGCTGGAATCCCGTCGCCAATCCTGCTCTGAATCGCTGTTCCTGGCCGACGAAGACGGTGAGGACACCTATCGAAACGCGATGGAACGAACGATCGACGCGGTTCTCGACGCGTTCGTCCGGGAAGCCGACCCCTATTCCGGTGCCAGTCCCGAATCGCTCCGCGACCAGTTCGAACGGATGGAGTTGATTCCCGAGGAGGGTGACGGAGTCGCCTCGGCACTCGATGCGACCGAATCCGTCCTCCGTAATTCGGTCAACGTCTCGAACTCGAACTGCCTCGCGCATCTTCACTGCCCGCCGATGATTCCGGGACTCGCCGCGGAGGCGATGCTGTCCGCGACAAATCAATCCATGGATTCGTGGGATCAGAGTCCGGCCGCGACTCTCCTCGAAACCCGGATGATAGAGGAACTCTGTGAGGTGTTCGGCTACGATGACGACGGCGATGGCGTGTTCACGAGCGGCGGCACGCAGTCGAACTTTATGGGCCTCCTGTTGGCCCGTGATTGGTTCGCCAAGGAGCGATTCGGTACCGACGTACAACGGTCGGGACTCCCGCACCGTGCGAAAGCGATGCGAATCATCTGCTCCGAGGAGGCGCATTTCACCGCGGAACAGGCCGCCGCCCACCTCGGACTCGGCGAGAACGCGGTCGTCACCGTCGAGTCGAACGATGATCGTGAAATGTGTCCCGACGCGCTCGACCGAACGTTGGCCGAACTGGACGAGCGCGAACTGCTCCCGTTCGCGCTCGTCGGCACCGCGGGGACGACCGATTTCGGAAGCATCGACCCGCTTTCAGAACTCGCCGACCGGGCCGACGAACACGACCTGTGGTTCCACGTCGATGCGGCGTACGGCGGCGCGCTCGCGTTCTCCGATCGCCATCGGAAATCGCTCTCGGGTATCGAGCGAGCGGATTCCCTGTCCGTCGATTTCCACAAGTTGTTCTATCAGCCGATTAGCTGTGGTGCGTTCCTCCTTCGCGATGGTTCGCGGTACGAATACATCGTCCGAAACGCTTCGTACCTCAATCCGGAAGGCGATTCCGCGCCGAACCTCGTCGCAAAATCGGTGCAGACGACGCGCCGATTCGACGCGCTGAAACCGTTCGTCTCGTTCCGCGCGCTCGGGCGGAAAGGATTCGGCGCCCTGGTGGACGAGACGATCGCCCTCGCCGACGACGTTGCGGCCCTCCTCTCGGACGATCCGTCGTTCGAGCTAGTCGCAGAACCGACGATAAACGCGGTCGTGTTCCGGTATCGCCCGGTCGGGACGAAAGCGAGCGACGAGCGAGTGAGTTGGCTGAACGAGGCGATACGTGAATCCCTCCTGCGAGAGGGTGATGCCGTCGTCGCCCGAACCGAGGTTGACGGCGTGACGGCCCTGAAGTTTACCCTACTCAATCCTCGAACGACGCTGGGGGACGTTGCCGACATCCTCGACGTGATAGAACGACGCGGCGATTCCCTCGGTGCGGTTTCCCCGGAGGTGGGGCGATGACGGCCTCCGAAACGACCCACCGAGATTCCGCCATGGAATCCGCGGCTGCGGCGAAATCCGCCGCAGCCGCGACGACGCACGCCTTCCTCAACTGCTATCTCCGCGAGACAGGCGCGTACGACGTTGTCACGGACGACTCGGCGGCGGCAGGTGAGTCCGTGCTGTTCGAACTCCCGATTCTCGGAATCGGCGTACGAGCACCCCTGTCGTATCGGTCTCCCACGGGACGACACCTGTTCGACCTCCCGGTTCGCTTCCGGGCGGGCGACGGTTGGCACGACCTCGATCATGCCACGCTCGCCGCTCTCGTGACCAAGGAACTCTCCCTCGCACGAGGAGGCGACCACGTCGGTGACGAACTGCTCTCCCGCGTGCTGTCGAGCAACGATCGAATCGAGCGATTCGTCGCCGCACGGGTGGACGACCGCGACCGCCTGTACGGGACCGAGTTCGAGTTCAGGGACGCCGAGCAGTCGTTGATTTTCGGCCATCTGCTTCATCCAACGCCGAAGAGTCGGGAGGGTATCGCGCCACGAAACGCGCCGACCTACGCGCCGGAGCTGCGCGGGTCGTTTTCGCTCGCCTACTTCCGGGCGGACCCCGACATCGTGGCGCAAGATTCGGCACGGGAGACGAGTGCTGCCGAATGGGTGAAGGCCGAATTGCGGAACGATTCCTCGGCCGAGGAATCGTTCCGCGACGAGCACGTCGAAAGCGACGACGTGCTGATTCCGGTCCATCCGTGGCAGGCACAGCACTTGCTCGACCAACCGCACGTCGAGTCCCTGCTGACGGACGGTCGGCTCACCTACCTCGGAACGCACGGAAAGACGTACTCCCCCACGTCGTCCGTTCGAACGCTCTACTGCCCGAAGTCGTCGTTTATGCTGAAGGGTTCACTCGCAGTAAACATCACCAACTCGGAGCGGACGAACAAACGTCCCGAACTCGAACGCGGCGTGGCCATCACCGAACTGATGGGAACGGAACTCGGAACCGAACTCGAATCACGCTTCCCGAACTTTGGCGTGGTGCGTGACCCGGCCTACCTCACCGTCGATGCGGGGTCGGACTCGGAATCCGGGTTCGAGGTCGTCCTCCGCGAGAATCCCTTCCGCGGCGAGGACGCGATGGGTGCAACGCCGGTCGTCGGCCTCTGTCAGGACCACATGTTCGGCGGAGATTCGCGCCTTGCGAACGTCGTCTCCGAAATCGCGGAGCGAGAAGGAAGGTCCACTGCCGATGTGAGCGAGGATTGGTTCCGACGATATCTCGCGATCTCCCTCCGGCCGGTACTCTGGCTCTACCTGAACTACGGCGTCGGACTGGAGGCACACCAGCAAAACAGCGTATTGACGCTCCGAGACGGTTATCCCGCGCGATTCCACTACCGGGACAACCAGGGCTACTACTTCGCGGAGTCGGGTCACGACGACGTGAATTCACTGCTCCCGGGCGTCGCGGAACGCGCTGACACGCTGGTCCCCGACGAGTTGGCGGACGAACGAATCCGTTACTACGTCGTGTTGAATAACGCCCTCGGCGTCGTCAACGCGTTCGGAACTGCCGGAGTCGGGGACGAATCCCGTCTGTTGTCGGTGCTACGTGAGGAAATTGAATCGTTGAAGGAGTACGATCACGAAGCGTCGTCGCTGCTGACGAGTATGCTCACCGAGCGGCGACTCGCCTGCAAGGCGAACCTACTGACGCGGTTCCGCGGCATGGACGAACTGACCGGAACGCTCGAAAACCAGTCCGTCTACACCGAGATTCCGAATCCGCTCGTCACCGAGTTGGAGGTGATGGGATGACCGGGGCCGCCGGAATCGTTGCGGCGGGGTACGACTTTCAGCGCCGCGATTCGACCATCGAGAAGACGATCTCGTTCCGAAAGGCCACGATGGAGCGGGACCTCGGTCGCCTCCATCGCTGGCTGAACGAACCGCACGTTCTGCCGTACTGGCAGTGGGACGACCCGCTTCCCCAGTTCCGGACGAAACTCGCCGAGAAGCTCGACGACCCCCACCAGACGCCCTACATCGGTCATGTTGATCACGTTCCGATGAGCTACTGGGAATCCTACTGGGCCGCGAACGATGACCTCGCCGAGCACTACGATGCGAACCCCGCCGACCAAGGCATTCACCTGCTCATCGGTGTATCGGAGTTTCTGGGACATGGTTACGCCGAACCGCTCCTGCGAGCGATGACCGCCTTCCAGTTCCGCCACGACGAGACCGACCGCGTCGTGACCGAACCCGACGTTCGCAACGAGAAAGTCATCCACGTCTTCGAACAGTGCGGGTTCGAACCGAGAGGCGAGATTTCGCTTCCCGAGAAGGACGCCTTGCTGATGGTCTGTGACCGCGAGCGGTTCGAGCAGGAGGTGCTCGGTCGATGACGACGGGCGACGAACGAGGCGCAAACGCTACTGACCGCGTGTACGACGTGCTGGGAATCGGGCTTGGCCCGTTCAATCTCGGGCTCGCCGCACTGCTCTCCCCCACCGATTACGACGCGGTGTTTCTAGAACAGAAACCTGAGTTCGAATGGCACGGCGGGATGCTCATCGAGGACGCGACCCTCGAAGTGCCGTTCATGGCCGACCTGGTCACGCTTGCCGACCCGACGAGCGAGTACAGCTATCTGAACTACCTTCGGCAGCACGACCGTCTCTACGAGTTCTACTTCTACGAGACGTTTCAGGTTCCCCGCCGGGAGTACGACGATTACTGCGGTTGGGTGGCCGAAGGCCTCGGAAACACCCGGTTCAGTCGGCGCGTGACGGCGGTTCAGTACGACGATTCGACGGAACTGTTCCACGTCACCGCTTGCGACCCCGAAAGCGGCGAAACGGTGGCGTACCGCGCGAACGACATCGTCGTCGGCGTTGGAAGCGTCCCGTTCGTTCCCGAGTCGCTTCGCGGCCACCCCGAGACGGACGTGTTCCACTCGGCATCGTATCTGGACCGACGGGAACGCTGTCTTGACGCGGAGTCGATTACGGTGGTCGGGTCGGGCCAGAGCGCCGCC of the Haladaptatus caseinilyticus genome contains:
- a CDS encoding GNAT family N-acetyltransferase translates to MTGAAGIVAAGYDFQRRDSTIEKTISFRKATMERDLGRLHRWLNEPHVLPYWQWDDPLPQFRTKLAEKLDDPHQTPYIGHVDHVPMSYWESYWAANDDLAEHYDANPADQGIHLLIGVSEFLGHGYAEPLLRAMTAFQFRHDETDRVVTEPDVRNEKVIHVFEQCGFEPRGEISLPEKDALLMVCDRERFEQEVLGR
- a CDS encoding IucA/IucC family protein — its product is MTASETTHRDSAMESAAAAKSAAAATTHAFLNCYLRETGAYDVVTDDSAAAGESVLFELPILGIGVRAPLSYRSPTGRHLFDLPVRFRAGDGWHDLDHATLAALVTKELSLARGGDHVGDELLSRVLSSNDRIERFVAARVDDRDRLYGTEFEFRDAEQSLIFGHLLHPTPKSREGIAPRNAPTYAPELRGSFSLAYFRADPDIVAQDSARETSAAEWVKAELRNDSSAEESFRDEHVESDDVLIPVHPWQAQHLLDQPHVESLLTDGRLTYLGTHGKTYSPTSSVRTLYCPKSSFMLKGSLAVNITNSERTNKRPELERGVAITELMGTELGTELESRFPNFGVVRDPAYLTVDAGSDSESGFEVVLRENPFRGEDAMGATPVVGLCQDHMFGGDSRLANVVSEIAEREGRSTADVSEDWFRRYLAISLRPVLWLYLNYGVGLEAHQQNSVLTLRDGYPARFHYRDNQGYYFAESGHDDVNSLLPGVAERADTLVPDELADERIRYYVVLNNALGVVNAFGTAGVGDESRLLSVLREEIESLKEYDHEASSLLTSMLTERRLACKANLLTRFRGMDELTGTLENQSVYTEIPNPLVTELEVMG
- a CDS encoding pyridoxal phosphate-dependent decarboxylase family protein, with the protein product MNELLESRRQSCSESLFLADEDGEDTYRNAMERTIDAVLDAFVREADPYSGASPESLRDQFERMELIPEEGDGVASALDATESVLRNSVNVSNSNCLAHLHCPPMIPGLAAEAMLSATNQSMDSWDQSPAATLLETRMIEELCEVFGYDDDGDGVFTSGGTQSNFMGLLLARDWFAKERFGTDVQRSGLPHRAKAMRIICSEEAHFTAEQAAAHLGLGENAVVTVESNDDREMCPDALDRTLAELDERELLPFALVGTAGTTDFGSIDPLSELADRADEHDLWFHVDAAYGGALAFSDRHRKSLSGIERADSLSVDFHKLFYQPISCGAFLLRDGSRYEYIVRNASYLNPEGDSAPNLVAKSVQTTRRFDALKPFVSFRALGRKGFGALVDETIALADDVAALLSDDPSFELVAEPTINAVVFRYRPVGTKASDERVSWLNEAIRESLLREGDAVVARTEVDGVTALKFTLLNPRTTLGDVADILDVIERRGDSLGAVSPEVGR